From the genome of bacterium, one region includes:
- a CDS encoding tetratricopeptide repeat protein, which yields MKSKRLLEQQQNAAVEEAFHTEMQKGDERSKAGWFNDALQSYHAAIEHANTLSDRVKIADAQYKTGVCQVKLNRHDQALASFRAARILYHRNKRLDKVVSCLTGESYILHVTGPFQKSLETAKKALAMSRIVGNKASTAMILWNISNIYSDLKKYQKALSKMESALQLTVEVGNEESAENIRIDLARIHISLCNHRQALQMITETIDRAVATGNDYRHAFALFRRGLIHIRTLRFDDSWNDNQKACELFRQLGNNRLIVSSLSNLASISYLRGDLDAAAAMTSEAIDIALTAQVPSLEIHAIRALAEINYAWNEKETAFKQINRTIDYFRQTNNQSEENTSIYLRGEFYARSGNREFAYLDFAEVASYAAEDPNSFYCAVQLYLCSYWFAYWGMLETAEKHVHLANRQPISKRNPYLKLTSMIPKCMIRLARSKLVEAGISSNKEKGDRTNLRVLTTMYNKLCAELDALQIAPSCNIGFYRTHLNKQLKCTISQQ from the coding sequence GTGAAATCAAAAAGACTATTAGAGCAACAACAAAATGCGGCAGTTGAGGAGGCATTTCATACCGAAATGCAAAAGGGAGACGAACGAAGCAAAGCAGGTTGGTTCAACGACGCTCTCCAAAGCTACCACGCCGCCATCGAACATGCCAATACCCTTTCCGATCGTGTCAAGATCGCCGACGCTCAGTATAAAACCGGCGTTTGTCAAGTTAAGTTGAATCGCCACGATCAAGCTCTCGCGTCCTTTCGAGCGGCGCGAATCCTATATCATCGCAACAAGCGACTCGATAAAGTCGTTTCCTGTTTAACCGGTGAATCATATATTCTTCACGTCACGGGCCCCTTTCAGAAATCCCTCGAAACTGCGAAAAAAGCCCTCGCAATGAGCCGCATTGTTGGCAATAAAGCATCAACAGCGATGATTCTTTGGAACATCAGTAATATTTACAGCGATCTTAAGAAATATCAGAAAGCGTTATCGAAAATGGAGTCCGCTCTACAACTGACGGTCGAGGTGGGGAACGAGGAGTCGGCTGAAAACATCCGAATCGATTTAGCGCGGATTCATATTTCGCTGTGCAACCATCGGCAGGCGCTTCAGATGATAACGGAAACGATCGACCGCGCAGTTGCGACAGGAAACGACTATCGACATGCGTTCGCATTGTTCCGACGCGGACTCATCCATATTCGAACTCTTCGGTTCGATGACTCCTGGAACGATAACCAAAAGGCTTGCGAACTGTTTCGCCAGTTAGGAAATAATCGACTTATCGTTTCTTCGCTAAGTAATTTAGCGTCGATCTCTTATCTCCGTGGCGATTTGGATGCCGCCGCAGCTATGACATCGGAGGCGATCGACATTGCCTTAACAGCGCAAGTTCCTTCATTGGAGATTCATGCAATACGAGCTTTGGCAGAAATCAACTACGCGTGGAATGAAAAAGAGACCGCGTTCAAACAGATCAATCGAACAATCGACTACTTTCGCCAAACAAACAATCAGTCGGAAGAGAATACTTCAATCTATTTGCGCGGTGAATTTTACGCGAGGAGCGGTAACAGAGAGTTCGCATACTTAGACTTCGCAGAAGTTGCTTCCTATGCCGCTGAGGATCCAAATTCATTTTACTGCGCGGTTCAGCTATATCTCTGCTCTTACTGGTTCGCCTATTGGGGAATGCTTGAGACAGCGGAGAAGCATGTTCACTTAGCCAATCGACAACCAATCAGCAAACGAAACCCATATCTGAAGTTGACCTCGATGATTCCAAAGTGCATGATCCGGTTGGCACGAAGTAAACTGGTTGAGGCGGGCATATCGAGCAATAAGGAAAAGGGCGACCGCACGAACCTTCGCGTGTTGACTACAATGTACAATAAGT